From a single Micromonospora sp. WMMD1102 genomic region:
- a CDS encoding MerR family transcriptional regulator — translation MADDGLSAGAVARRLGVAVTTLRSWHQRYGLGPSRHVPGRHRRYSVEDLDRLDVMARLTAEGVSPAEAAHWARAGAVPGAEPDRDVPARGAPDRDVPERGVPARGVPARAGGGAVIAVGRAGPAARGLARAAMRLDPVAMRAGIDAAIEADGVVATWDRLLRPVLVGVGERYAASAGYIEVEHLLSRCVSEALAAVPRPRAGAATPRILLCCADEEQHSLPLEALAAALAELGVPCRLLGARVPAVALVDAVRRTAPRAVVVWSQRPTTGDPAQLAAVRSGPQPPPLLVAAGPGWRSDLLPAGVRHPATLADGLAMLRDVPGSSGS, via the coding sequence GTGGCCGATGACGGACTGAGCGCCGGGGCCGTCGCGCGGCGGCTCGGCGTCGCCGTCACCACCCTGCGGAGCTGGCACCAGCGGTACGGGCTGGGCCCGAGCCGGCACGTGCCGGGTCGGCACCGGCGGTACAGCGTCGAGGACCTCGACCGGCTGGACGTGATGGCCCGGCTGACCGCCGAGGGAGTCTCCCCGGCCGAGGCGGCGCACTGGGCGCGCGCCGGTGCCGTACCCGGGGCGGAGCCGGACCGGGACGTGCCTGCGCGTGGCGCGCCGGACCGGGACGTGCCGGAGCGGGGTGTGCCTGCGAGGGGTGTGCCGGCGCGGGCCGGCGGCGGTGCGGTGATCGCGGTCGGCCGGGCCGGGCCGGCGGCCCGGGGTCTGGCCCGGGCGGCGATGCGGCTCGACCCGGTGGCGATGCGCGCCGGCATCGACGCGGCGATCGAGGCGGACGGGGTCGTCGCCACCTGGGACCGGTTGCTCCGGCCGGTGCTGGTCGGCGTCGGCGAGCGGTACGCCGCGAGTGCCGGGTACATCGAGGTGGAGCACCTGCTGTCCCGGTGCGTGTCCGAGGCGCTGGCCGCGGTGCCCCGGCCACGGGCGGGTGCCGCGACGCCGCGGATCCTGCTCTGCTGCGCCGACGAGGAGCAGCACAGCCTGCCGCTGGAGGCGCTCGCCGCCGCATTGGCCGAGCTGGGTGTGCCGTGCCGGCTGCTCGGCGCCCGGGTGCCGGCGGTGGCCCTGGTCGACGCCGTGCGCCGGACCGCCCCCCGGGCCGTGGTGGTCTGGTCGCAGCGGCCGACGACCGGTGACCCGGCCCAACTCGCCGCGGTACGGTCCGGCCCGCAGCCGCCGCCGCTGCTGGTCGCCGCCGGACCCGGCTGGCGGTCCGACCTGCTGCCCGCCGGGGTACGCCACCCCGCGACCCTGGCCGACGGGCTGGCGATGCTGCGGGACGTACCCGGATCTTCGGGAAGCTGA
- a CDS encoding nucleotidyl transferase AbiEii/AbiGii toxin family protein, with protein MDPFHERLARTGLDAADRYGFALAGGYAVQAAGLLERPSEDVDLFTAWDRRDEFTTAVTAVLHAYRDQGMTVDVERQYDTFARLTVTDGRQVSKVELGVDWRANEPILLAVGPVLHPDDALANKMSALYGRAFARDFIDIDAALRSGRYTHESLLELAQRADRGFDRRVFAGALGQAGLLDPDDFARYGVSGQALSALRNRFAAWRRQLLDG; from the coding sequence ATGGATCCCTTTCACGAACGCCTCGCTCGCACGGGACTCGATGCTGCCGATCGCTACGGCTTCGCCCTCGCCGGTGGCTATGCGGTCCAGGCCGCCGGCCTTCTCGAGCGGCCCAGCGAAGACGTTGACCTGTTCACTGCCTGGGACCGCCGCGACGAGTTCACCACTGCGGTCACCGCTGTTCTACACGCCTACCGTGACCAGGGAATGACCGTTGATGTCGAGCGGCAGTACGACACGTTCGCCCGGTTGACGGTGACAGACGGCCGTCAAGTCTCCAAGGTGGAACTCGGCGTAGACTGGCGCGCCAACGAGCCTATCCTCCTGGCCGTCGGTCCGGTGCTGCATCCGGACGACGCGCTCGCCAACAAGATGAGTGCCCTGTACGGGCGGGCGTTTGCCCGTGACTTCATCGACATCGACGCAGCCCTCCGATCCGGCCGCTACACCCATGAATCTCTCCTTGAACTCGCGCAGCGTGCCGACCGTGGTTTCGACCGACGAGTCTTCGCAGGTGCCCTCGGGCAAGCCGGTCTGCTCGATCCTGACGACTTCGCCCGGTACGGCGTCAGTGGCCAGGCGCTGAGCGCTCTCCGCAACCGGTTCGCCGCATGGCGTCGCCAGCTACTTGATGGGTGA
- a CDS encoding phytoene/squalene synthase family protein yields the protein MDTSLGGSYERCRELHRRHGRTYYLATRLLPAWKRRHVHALYGFTRYADEIVDRTEELPTSARSARLADWSQRFLAGLRGEPVTDPLLPAVLHTIAVFDLDRADFAAFLRSMAMDLTVTDYPRYADLLDYMEGSAAVIGTMMLPILGSADPAAAREPARQLGFAFQLTNFIRDVAEDLDRGRVYLPGEDLARFGVTPADLVAAARQGRATPPIRQLVEYEVRRAREHYLAAAPGVTLLAPASQSCIRTAYLLYGGILDEVVAAGYDVFAGRAVVPRSRRAAVVARALLTPTGTPVLAPGAPPGPSRRLAVGLG from the coding sequence GTGGACACCAGTCTCGGCGGGTCCTATGAACGCTGTCGTGAGCTGCACAGACGGCACGGTCGGACCTACTATCTCGCGACCAGGCTGCTGCCCGCCTGGAAACGGCGGCACGTGCACGCGCTCTACGGCTTCACCCGGTACGCGGACGAGATCGTGGACCGCACCGAGGAGCTTCCGACCTCGGCCCGGTCCGCCCGGCTCGCCGACTGGTCGCAACGGTTCCTCGCCGGGCTGCGCGGCGAGCCGGTGACCGACCCGTTGCTGCCGGCCGTACTGCACACCATCGCGGTCTTCGACCTCGACCGGGCCGACTTCGCGGCGTTCCTGCGCAGCATGGCGATGGACCTGACCGTCACCGACTACCCCCGCTACGCCGACCTGCTCGACTACATGGAGGGGTCGGCGGCGGTGATCGGCACGATGATGCTGCCGATCCTGGGCAGCGCCGACCCGGCCGCCGCCCGCGAGCCGGCCCGGCAGCTCGGCTTCGCCTTCCAGCTCACCAACTTCATCCGGGACGTCGCCGAGGACCTGGACCGGGGCCGGGTCTACCTGCCCGGCGAGGACCTGGCGAGATTCGGGGTCACCCCCGCCGACCTGGTCGCCGCCGCGCGACAGGGCCGGGCCACGCCGCCGATCCGGCAACTGGTCGAGTACGAGGTGCGCCGCGCCCGGGAGCACTACCTGGCCGCGGCGCCCGGGGTGACCCTGCTCGCCCCCGCCTCGCAGTCCTGCATCCGCACCGCCTACCTGCTCTACGGCGGGATCCTCGACGAGGTGGTCGCCGCCGGGTACGACGTCTTCGCCGGCCGGGCCGTCGTGCCGCGCAGCCGCCGGGCGGCGGTGGTGGCCCGTGCCCTGCTGACCCCGACCGGCACCCCGGTGCTGGCCCCCGGCGCCCCGCCCGGCCCGTCCCGGAGGCTGGCTGTCGGGCTGGGCTGA
- the idi gene encoding isopentenyl-diphosphate Delta-isomerase — protein MTADRERHLVELVDEAGTPLGARTVEEAHRPPGQLHRAFSVLLVDPEGRILLQQRAAAKTRFPLRWANACCGHPEPGQPLDVAAGRRLREELGVEAVPLTEIGVYLYRAEDPGTGRVEYEYDHVLLGDFDAARAVLPDPDEVADLRWVHPDELRAGLDADPDAYAPWLAGVLGRLTERSRSSAAGAARRAGNRGRWEQPPAPTGQEEDNPAEWSGGR, from the coding sequence ATGACAGCCGACCGGGAGCGGCACCTGGTGGAGCTGGTGGACGAGGCCGGCACCCCGCTCGGTGCCCGTACCGTGGAGGAGGCGCACCGGCCGCCCGGCCAGCTGCACCGGGCCTTCTCGGTGCTGCTCGTCGACCCGGAGGGCCGGATCCTGCTCCAGCAGCGGGCCGCCGCCAAGACCCGGTTCCCGCTGCGCTGGGCCAACGCCTGCTGCGGACATCCGGAACCCGGCCAGCCGCTCGACGTCGCCGCCGGCCGGCGGCTGCGCGAGGAACTCGGGGTCGAGGCGGTGCCGCTCACCGAGATCGGCGTGTACCTCTACCGGGCCGAGGACCCCGGCACCGGCCGGGTGGAGTACGAGTACGACCACGTGCTGCTCGGCGACTTCGACGCCGCTCGCGCCGTGCTGCCCGACCCGGACGAGGTGGCCGACCTGCGCTGGGTACACCCGGACGAGTTGCGGGCCGGGCTCGACGCCGACCCGGACGCCTACGCGCCGTGGCTGGCCGGGGTGCTCGGCCGGCTCACCGAGCGGTCGCGTTCGTCGGCGGCCGGGGCGGCGCGGCGGGCGGGGAACCGCGGCCGGTGGGAGCAGCCTCCGGCACCCACGGGTCAGGAGGAGGACAACCCGGCGGAGTGGTCGGGTGGCCGATGA
- a CDS encoding polysaccharide deacetylase family protein, whose translation MTRRTALAANLVMLVLLSACANGEPAPTRSPLPYPTIPQVTATPSAAPTGTAPPGTPPTKPNRKKPAKRGTVGPLNTQRLTGTRAVALTFDDGPHPQWTPKLLDQLRRARVRATFCVVGVKVRKYPALVRRIAREGHSLCNHSWQHDLKLGSRKSDQIRADLSRTSQEIRRAVPGAEIRYYRQPGGKWTPSVVAVARSLGMRSLHWDVDPTDWDKKTTTPQIRGRIAQQARPGSIVLLHDGGGDRSRTIGACPQVISSLKRKYGITLLR comes from the coding sequence ATGACCCGACGTACGGCGCTCGCCGCCAACCTCGTCATGTTGGTGCTGCTGTCCGCCTGCGCGAACGGCGAGCCGGCCCCGACCCGCTCGCCGTTGCCCTATCCGACGATCCCGCAGGTGACCGCGACACCGTCGGCCGCGCCGACCGGCACCGCCCCGCCCGGCACCCCGCCGACCAAGCCGAATCGGAAGAAGCCGGCCAAGCGCGGCACCGTCGGCCCGCTGAACACCCAGCGGCTGACCGGGACCCGCGCCGTGGCGCTCACCTTCGACGACGGCCCTCATCCACAGTGGACGCCGAAGCTGCTGGACCAGCTGCGCCGGGCGCGGGTCCGGGCCACCTTCTGCGTGGTGGGGGTGAAGGTGCGCAAGTACCCGGCGCTGGTCCGCCGGATCGCGCGCGAGGGGCACTCGCTCTGCAACCACAGTTGGCAGCACGACCTCAAGCTGGGCAGCCGGAAGTCGGACCAGATCCGGGCCGACCTGAGCCGGACCAGCCAGGAGATCAGGCGGGCGGTGCCGGGCGCCGAGATCCGGTACTACCGGCAGCCCGGCGGCAAGTGGACCCCGTCGGTCGTCGCCGTGGCCAGGTCGCTCGGCATGAGGTCGCTGCACTGGGACGTCGACCCGACGGACTGGGACAAGAAGACGACCACCCCGCAGATCAGGGGGCGGATCGCCCAGCAGGCCCGGCCCGGCTCGATCGTGCTGCTGCACGACGGCGGCGGTGATCGAAGTCGCACCATCGGCGCCTGCCCCCAGGTGATCAGCTCGCTGAAGCGGAAGTACGGGATAACCCTGCTGCGGTGA
- a CDS encoding DUF2786 domain-containing protein: protein MSDAMLSKVRKLLAKAEDPACTPAEAEAFTAKATELIARYGVDRALLAARDPGTDPVGDRTVDIPAPYALDKAGLLAGIAHALRCRSVRRRGGGGFVMHLFGFASDLERVEVLFTSLLVQAAHGISVAPVPPGDHPAAFRRSWLAGFASAVAGRLSRAEAAAAASAESGSAESGAPSVALVLADRSDRVDRRLTEAYPRLRTAAPRRLLGGGLEQGAAAGRRADLGGTELRSGRPSRPLGRSVGGASTEVRG, encoded by the coding sequence ATGTCCGACGCGATGCTCAGCAAGGTCCGCAAGTTGCTGGCCAAGGCGGAGGACCCGGCCTGCACGCCGGCCGAGGCCGAGGCGTTCACCGCGAAGGCGACCGAGCTGATCGCCCGGTACGGGGTGGACCGTGCGCTGCTCGCCGCCCGTGACCCGGGCACCGATCCGGTCGGCGACCGGACCGTCGACATCCCCGCCCCGTACGCGTTGGACAAGGCGGGCCTGCTCGCCGGGATCGCCCACGCGCTGCGCTGCCGCTCCGTACGCCGACGCGGCGGCGGCGGGTTCGTCATGCACCTGTTCGGCTTCGCCAGCGACCTGGAACGGGTGGAGGTGCTCTTCACCTCGCTGCTGGTGCAGGCCGCACACGGGATCTCGGTCGCGCCGGTGCCCCCGGGCGACCATCCGGCCGCGTTCCGCCGGTCCTGGCTGGCCGGCTTCGCCTCGGCGGTCGCCGGTCGGTTGAGCCGGGCCGAGGCAGCCGCCGCCGCGTCGGCGGAGTCCGGGTCGGCGGAGTCCGGTGCCCCTTCGGTGGCCCTGGTCCTTGCCGACCGGTCGGACCGGGTCGACCGGCGCCTCACCGAGGCGTACCCACGGCTGCGTACGGCCGCGCCCCGGCGACTGCTCGGCGGCGGTCTCGAACAGGGCGCGGCGGCGGGCCGGCGCGCCGACCTCGGCGGCACCGAACTGCGCTCCGGCCGGCCGTCCCGGCCGCTGGGGCGAAGTGTCGGCGGGGCGTCGACGGAGGTGAGAGGGTGA
- a CDS encoding excalibur calcium-binding domain-containing protein, whose amino-acid sequence MSYPPPQDPWNQQPPPAVPGQQRPAPPPLPVRPPRKLTGAQRLGVAVLGVLGLFVLACCGTSVVSALSPDGDSGGDAEREPAAAQVSSPPTTPPPVVVVISAPEPTPPATTAAPAPPTPTSKAPAKPVYYKNRSAVRAAGAAPIRRGDPGYGRHLDRDGDGVGCE is encoded by the coding sequence ATGTCGTATCCCCCACCGCAGGACCCCTGGAACCAGCAGCCGCCGCCAGCCGTCCCGGGTCAGCAGCGACCGGCACCCCCGCCCCTGCCCGTACGGCCACCGCGCAAGCTGACCGGCGCACAGCGGCTCGGTGTCGCCGTACTCGGCGTCCTCGGGCTCTTCGTGCTCGCCTGCTGCGGCACGTCCGTCGTCTCCGCGCTCTCCCCGGACGGTGACAGCGGCGGCGACGCCGAGCGGGAGCCGGCGGCGGCACAGGTCAGCAGCCCACCGACCACGCCACCGCCCGTGGTGGTGGTGATCAGTGCCCCCGAGCCCACCCCGCCGGCCACCACCGCCGCTCCCGCACCGCCCACGCCGACCAGCAAGGCCCCGGCGAAGCCGGTCTACTACAAGAACCGTTCCGCCGTCCGGGCCGCCGGTGCCGCCCCGATCCGCCGGGGCGATCCCGGTTACGGCCGCCACCTCGACCGGGATGGCGACGGCGTCGGCTGCGAGTGA
- a CDS encoding SRPBCC family protein — MGQETTNASDIHQDTSTYSVRSSLRVPGPADRAFAVFTEGLADWWVKEYTWSGPQKLAKLGIEPGSGGMLYEIGPHGFRADWGRVLEWQPPRRLVFNWQIGPDRAPVPDPAHSSVVEARFAPQADGTTLVEVEHRDFDRHGEAAEGYREALTAGWYELLSRYATAVGHADAPD; from the coding sequence ATGGGACAGGAGACTACGAACGCCTCCGACATCCACCAGGACACCAGCACGTACTCGGTGCGCAGCAGCCTCCGTGTCCCGGGGCCGGCCGACCGGGCCTTCGCCGTCTTCACCGAAGGTCTCGCCGACTGGTGGGTCAAGGAATACACCTGGTCCGGCCCGCAGAAACTGGCCAAGCTCGGCATCGAACCGGGCAGCGGCGGCATGCTCTACGAGATCGGCCCGCACGGGTTCCGCGCCGACTGGGGTCGGGTGCTGGAGTGGCAGCCGCCCCGACGCCTGGTGTTCAACTGGCAGATCGGCCCGGACCGGGCGCCGGTGCCGGATCCCGCCCACAGCAGCGTGGTGGAGGCCCGGTTCGCGCCGCAGGCCGACGGGACCACCCTGGTCGAGGTGGAACACCGCGACTTCGACCGGCACGGCGAGGCCGCCGAGGGATACCGCGAGGCACTCACCGCCGGCTGGTACGAACTGCTCTCCCGGTACGCGACAGCCGTCGGGCACGCCGACGCACCGGACTGA
- a CDS encoding FUSC family protein, translated as MTRIGAVRWLRRRDPDFRVLRRGARLALVAAAGLFGGRYGLGNPLLGLYTLFGAIATGLISQLPGGPVQRARTLLAALPVAWFLVTAGTFLAVDTWMAAAGMLVVGFVIPFAGVGGPRILGLATGLQLFYIAASFPPYQPGTLPARLAGVTLGVVLLIAAELLLWPDPTPPGYRHRLGEAANSAAHLLDLLAGLPAGRPVDRVELSRRRAETARAVERVWLARIPPTERPASAGRRDRALRHGDRLLRQLLHHAYRIADDPGEVRDDELAGLLRQSAAVLHDAGRMLCGGAEPVGSSRLTALESRIRELYDRPSAVPTDDRAPDRLRREAVSLRAADQAHAFGVAARIAVGLRPPARSPAGPELDEFWYAHRSPLALYWQQFRFHLTTRSVYLQGALRVAVALAAARVVAGFLHLNHGFWVLLAVLTLMRTSAVDTRNALRPVLLGTLLGAAVGTLLLLGAGESPQVLLVTLPVAMVLTFTVGPLLPQFGGQALFTVLFVTVFAQAGPPNLEIAGARLLDVAIGAVVGVLAGLLLWPKGSSGELRRSIGRYLAVSATAAEEVTRTLAGRPVRQDAVDTARQDAVDTARQAWILAEASFLQYQLERDDPRLPPVNWQAALVAGQHLHLGAVARLRRGGRARLTWVKDAAGPLDDFAGRLRRRYTDLAEQLSAGRLSRPVAPPAPPADFADRVRGALEAGESRAAALNLVDVELWLTGAGADLARIQPADATAGREHPT; from the coding sequence ATGACCAGGATCGGCGCCGTACGGTGGCTGCGTCGGCGGGACCCGGACTTCCGGGTACTCCGCCGGGGCGCCCGGCTGGCACTCGTCGCCGCCGCCGGACTCTTCGGCGGGCGGTACGGCCTGGGCAACCCCCTGCTCGGCCTCTACACCCTCTTCGGGGCGATAGCCACCGGCCTGATCTCGCAACTGCCCGGCGGCCCGGTCCAGCGGGCCCGTACCCTGCTCGCCGCGCTGCCGGTCGCCTGGTTCCTGGTCACCGCCGGCACGTTCCTGGCGGTCGACACCTGGATGGCGGCGGCCGGCATGCTGGTGGTGGGATTCGTCATACCGTTCGCCGGAGTCGGCGGACCGCGCATCCTCGGTCTCGCCACCGGGTTGCAGCTGTTCTACATCGCGGCGTCGTTCCCGCCGTACCAGCCGGGGACCCTGCCCGCCCGGCTGGCCGGGGTGACCCTCGGTGTGGTGCTGCTGATCGCCGCCGAACTGCTGCTCTGGCCCGATCCGACACCGCCCGGCTACCGGCACCGGCTCGGCGAGGCGGCCAATTCGGCGGCCCACCTCCTCGACCTGCTGGCCGGGCTCCCCGCCGGCAGGCCGGTGGACCGCGTCGAGCTGTCCCGACGGCGGGCGGAGACGGCGCGGGCGGTGGAGCGGGTGTGGCTGGCCCGGATCCCGCCGACCGAGCGGCCGGCCTCGGCGGGACGGCGGGACCGGGCGCTGCGGCACGGCGACCGGCTGCTGCGGCAACTGCTGCACCACGCGTACCGGATCGCCGACGACCCCGGCGAGGTCCGCGACGACGAGCTGGCCGGACTGCTGCGGCAGTCGGCCGCCGTGCTGCACGACGCCGGCCGGATGCTGTGCGGCGGGGCGGAGCCGGTCGGGAGCAGCCGGTTGACCGCGCTGGAGTCCCGGATCAGGGAACTCTACGACCGGCCGTCTGCGGTGCCGACCGACGACCGCGCCCCGGACCGGCTGCGCCGGGAGGCGGTCAGCCTGCGAGCCGCCGACCAGGCGCACGCCTTCGGCGTCGCGGCCCGGATCGCCGTCGGACTCCGCCCGCCGGCCCGGTCACCCGCCGGTCCGGAGCTGGACGAGTTCTGGTACGCCCACCGCTCGCCGCTCGCGCTCTACTGGCAGCAGTTCCGGTTCCACCTGACGACCCGTTCGGTGTATCTCCAGGGGGCGCTGCGGGTCGCGGTGGCCCTGGCCGCCGCCCGGGTGGTGGCCGGCTTCCTGCACCTGAACCACGGGTTCTGGGTACTGCTGGCGGTCCTCACCCTGATGCGGACCTCGGCTGTCGACACCCGCAACGCGCTGCGCCCGGTGCTGCTGGGAACGCTGCTCGGGGCCGCCGTCGGCACCCTGCTGCTGTTGGGCGCGGGGGAGAGCCCGCAGGTGCTGCTGGTGACCCTGCCGGTGGCGATGGTGCTGACCTTCACCGTCGGGCCGCTGCTGCCGCAGTTCGGCGGGCAGGCGTTGTTCACCGTGCTGTTCGTGACGGTCTTCGCCCAGGCCGGCCCGCCGAACCTGGAGATCGCCGGGGCCCGGCTGCTCGACGTGGCCATCGGTGCCGTCGTCGGGGTACTGGCCGGCCTGCTGCTCTGGCCCAAGGGCAGCAGCGGGGAACTGCGTCGCTCGATCGGCCGGTACCTGGCGGTCAGTGCGACCGCGGCCGAGGAGGTGACCCGGACCCTCGCCGGCCGGCCCGTCCGGCAGGACGCGGTCGACACCGCCCGGCAGGACGCGGTCGACACCGCCCGGCAGGCGTGGATCCTCGCCGAGGCGTCGTTTCTGCAATACCAGTTGGAGCGGGACGACCCGCGCCTGCCGCCGGTGAACTGGCAGGCGGCGCTCGTCGCCGGCCAGCACCTGCACCTCGGCGCGGTGGCCCGGCTCCGCCGGGGCGGGCGAGCCCGGCTGACCTGGGTGAAGGACGCGGCCGGCCCGCTCGACGACTTCGCCGGGCGGCTGCGGCGCCGCTACACCGACCTCGCCGAGCAACTGTCCGCCGGCCGGCTCAGCCGGCCGGTCGCCCCGCCCGCACCACCGGCGGACTTCGCCGACCGGGTACGCGGAGCACTGGAGGCGGGCGAGTCCCGGGCCGCCGCGTTGAACCTGGTCGACGTCGAGCTGTGGCTGACCGGCGCCGGCGCCGACCTGGCACGCATCCAGCCGGCAGACGCGACCGCCGGCCGCGAACACCCGACCTGA
- a CDS encoding carbohydrate ABC transporter permease, with the protein MAQDSGTRTLISPAQLRRGRGRVVYWTLLTVVVVGCTLVFLGPLYWMVTGALKSGQEIAQTPPTLFPQDPQPRNYVDAWHNLDLAKLLFNTFYYAAGALLFQLVLDTAAAYSLSKLRPVLGNAILGMMLATLMIPAMVLIVPQYVTVIDLPILHVNLLDSPFAIWLPLVANAFNIFLLKRFFDSIPEDLMAAAVVDGAGPLRTLWSIVLPISRPILGVVSIFAVTAVWKDFLWPKLVMPSPETRTVSVGIYAFSAGTPMNVVVAASVIAAIPTVVIFLVFQRNIMSGLTTGSLKG; encoded by the coding sequence ATGGCACAGGACTCCGGCACCCGGACCCTCATCTCCCCGGCCCAGCTGCGCCGAGGACGCGGTCGGGTCGTCTACTGGACCCTGCTCACCGTCGTCGTCGTCGGCTGCACGCTCGTCTTCCTCGGCCCGCTGTACTGGATGGTCACCGGGGCGCTCAAGTCCGGGCAGGAGATCGCGCAGACCCCGCCGACGCTCTTCCCGCAGGACCCGCAGCCGCGCAACTACGTCGACGCGTGGCACAACCTGGACCTGGCGAAGCTGCTGTTCAACACGTTCTACTACGCCGCCGGGGCGCTGCTGTTCCAGCTCGTCCTGGACACCGCGGCGGCGTACTCGCTGTCGAAGCTGCGGCCGGTGCTCGGCAACGCGATCCTCGGGATGATGCTGGCGACGCTGATGATCCCGGCGATGGTGCTGATCGTCCCGCAGTACGTGACCGTGATCGACCTGCCGATCCTGCACGTCAACCTGCTCGACTCGCCGTTCGCGATCTGGCTGCCGCTGGTCGCGAACGCGTTCAACATCTTCCTGCTGAAGCGCTTCTTCGACTCGATCCCGGAGGACCTGATGGCGGCGGCGGTGGTGGACGGGGCGGGGCCGCTGCGCACGCTCTGGTCGATAGTGCTGCCGATCTCGCGCCCCATCCTCGGGGTGGTCTCCATCTTTGCCGTGACGGCGGTCTGGAAGGACTTCCTCTGGCCGAAGCTGGTGATGCCCTCGCCGGAGACCCGTACGGTCAGCGTCGGCATCTACGCCTTCTCCGCCGGTACCCCGATGAACGTGGTGGTGGCCGCCTCGGTGATCGCCGCCATCCCGACCGTGGTCATCTTCCTGGTCTTCCAGCGGAACATCATGTCCGGCCTGACCACCGGCAGCCTCAAGGGCTAG
- the crtI gene encoding phytoene desaturase family protein, whose amino-acid sequence MRTVTGPTERVVVVGAGLGGLACALHLAGAGRQVTVLERESVPGGRAGRLTLDGYEFDTGPTVLTMPDLLAEALGAVGEELTDWLDLVPLDPAYRAHYPDGSTLDVVTDTARMAAEVARVCGPREADGYLRFVDYARRLWQLERADFIDRNLDSPTDLLTGNLLRLLAAGAFRRLQTKVDQFFADPRTRRIFSFQAMYAGLAPHDALAIYTVISYLDSVAGVWFPRGGIHAVSRALAGAAEKHGVRVRYDRTVDRVETSAGRATGVRTTDGEFVPADVVVLNPDLPVAYRDLLPDAAPPRRLRYSPSCVVLHVGARQGYRGIAHHNIHFGRAWRRTFDEVIRRGELMSDPSLLVTNPSRTDPSVAPTGRHGYYVLAPVPNLDRGAGLDWRGDLPRRYADELLGTLERRGYLGLADSVEVLRIVTPADWADAGMAAGTPFAAAHNLWQTGPFRPGNLHRTLPNVVFVGSGTQPGVGVPMVMISGKLAAARVTGGGS is encoded by the coding sequence GTGCGGACCGTGACGGGACCGACCGAACGGGTGGTGGTGGTCGGCGCCGGGCTGGGCGGGCTCGCCTGCGCCCTGCACCTGGCCGGCGCCGGCCGGCAGGTCACGGTGCTGGAGCGGGAGTCCGTGCCGGGTGGCCGGGCCGGCCGGCTCACCCTCGACGGGTACGAGTTCGACACCGGTCCGACCGTGCTGACCATGCCCGACCTGCTCGCCGAGGCGCTCGGGGCGGTCGGCGAGGAGCTGACCGACTGGCTCGACCTCGTACCACTCGACCCGGCCTACCGGGCGCACTACCCGGACGGGTCCACCCTGGACGTCGTCACCGACACCGCCCGGATGGCCGCCGAGGTCGCCCGGGTCTGCGGCCCCCGCGAGGCCGACGGCTACCTGCGGTTCGTCGACTACGCGCGGCGGCTCTGGCAGCTCGAACGCGCCGACTTCATCGACCGCAATCTGGACAGCCCCACCGACCTGCTCACCGGCAACCTGCTCCGGCTGCTCGCCGCCGGGGCCTTCCGGCGGTTGCAGACCAAGGTCGACCAGTTCTTCGCCGACCCGCGCACCCGACGGATCTTCTCCTTCCAGGCGATGTACGCCGGCCTCGCCCCGCACGACGCGCTGGCGATCTACACCGTGATCTCCTATCTCGACTCGGTCGCCGGGGTCTGGTTCCCGCGCGGCGGCATCCACGCCGTCTCCCGGGCCCTGGCCGGCGCCGCCGAGAAGCACGGGGTACGCGTCCGGTACGACCGCACGGTCGACCGGGTGGAGACCTCCGCCGGCCGGGCCACCGGGGTACGCACCACCGACGGTGAGTTCGTCCCGGCCGACGTGGTGGTGCTCAACCCGGACCTGCCGGTGGCGTACCGCGACCTGTTGCCCGACGCCGCCCCGCCGCGCCGGCTGCGCTACTCGCCCTCCTGCGTGGTGCTGCACGTCGGCGCCCGGCAGGGCTACCGGGGCATCGCCCACCACAACATCCACTTCGGGCGGGCCTGGCGGCGCACCTTCGACGAGGTGATCCGGCGCGGCGAACTGATGTCGGACCCGTCGCTGCTGGTCACCAACCCGAGCCGGACCGACCCGTCGGTCGCACCGACCGGCCGGCACGGCTACTACGTGCTCGCCCCGGTGCCGAACCTGGACCGGGGCGCCGGGCTGGACTGGCGCGGCGACCTGCCCCGCCGGTACGCCGACGAGCTGCTGGGCACCCTGGAACGCCGGGGCTACCTCGGGCTGGCCGACAGCGTCGAGGTACTCCGCATCGTCACCCCGGCCGACTGGGCCGACGCGGGAATGGCCGCCGGTACGCCGTTCGCGGCCGCGCACAACCTGTGGCAGACCGGCCCGTTCCGCCCCGGCAACCTGCACCGGACACTGCCCAACGTGGTGTTCGTGGGATCGGGTACCCAGCCCGGGGTGGGCGTGCCTATGGTGATGATCTCCGGGAAGCTCGCCGCCGCCCGGGTGACTGGAGGTGGCTCATGA